One genomic segment of Nothobranchius furzeri strain GRZ-AD chromosome 10, NfurGRZ-RIMD1, whole genome shotgun sequence includes these proteins:
- the LOC139072314 gene encoding spectrin alpha chain, non-erythrocytic 1-like isoform X4, which yields MVEEGHFAGSEPSARQNILIHHVLTPDLLTRQQQVAPTDDETGKELVLALYDYQEKSPGEVTMKKGDILTLLNSTNKVVLLELASLAE from the exons atggtggaagaag gtcacttcgctggttcagaaccctcggcccgtcagaacattcttatccaccacgttctaacaccagacctgttaacccggcagcaacaagtggctccaactgacgatgagaccgggaaggagctggttctggctctgtacgactaccaggagaagagtcctggagaggtcaccatgaagaagggcgacatcctcacgctgctcaacagcaccaacaag gttgttttacttgaactcgcgtctttagctgaatga
- the LOC139072314 gene encoding uncharacterized protein isoform X2, translated as MVEEGHFAGSEPSARQNILIHHVLTPDLLTRQQQVAPTDDETGKELVLALYDYQEKSPGEVTMKKGDILTLLNSTNKLNEDGETGRTWSRSRSCRRSLTTSRRT; from the exons atggtggaagaag gtcacttcgctggttcagaaccctcggcccgtcagaacattcttatccaccacgttctaacaccagacctgttaacccggcagcaacaagtggctccaactgacgatgagaccgggaaggagctggttctggctctgtacgactaccaggagaagagtcctggagaggtcaccatgaagaagggcgacatcctcacgctgctcaacagcaccaacaag ctgaatgaggatggagagacgggtcggacctggagcaggtcgaggtcttgcagaagaagtttgacgacttccagaag gacctga
- the LOC139072314 gene encoding spectrin alpha chain, erythrocytic 1-like isoform X3, whose amino-acid sequence MNLASRLSPRKERPWWKKVEQQQVAPTDDETGKELVLALYDYQEKSPGEVTMKKGDILTLLNSTNKLNEDGETGRTWSRSRSCRRSLTTSRRT is encoded by the exons atgaacctcgcatcaaggctgtcacccagaaaggagagaccatggtggaagaaggtagagcag caacaagtggctccaactgacgatgagaccgggaaggagctggttctggctctgtacgactaccaggagaagagtcctggagaggtcaccatgaagaagggcgacatcctcacgctgctcaacagcaccaacaag ctgaatgaggatggagagacgggtcggacctggagcaggtcgaggtcttgcagaagaagtttgacgacttccagaag gacctga